The nucleotide sequence AGAGTTACTGGAACACGTTTCAATGCGTTTGATCAAAATTAGAGTTTCCGTTCCCAACATCCTCAACCACAAGATTAGAAAATTTGATTAGTACTAGATGATTCATCCAAATTTCTATTGGTTCATACTTGTATATTAATGAGATCTACATGTATAATATACTTTCTCAGATACTCAATTGAAACTTCTTTTTCCACAATTTACTTGAAATGCTGTAATTTTCACAAATCAATTTAATCTTGAACTGCTTTTGTAATCTGGTAAAACTTACTGAAGCCTTGCATTTTATTTCACTGACTCAAAAGAGTTATAAGAAAACTCTAAGCACTAGACAACTTTTCAGAACCAAAAcgaattaaaattaacaaatcaGTGGGAGTAATTAATTAATGGCACACACATGGAAGACTCGGATAATTGTGCTGGTAATTCGTTCTGTTTAGGGAACAGTCCAATTCATCAAGTCTGCTACATGCCATTTCTCTACAATATGCAAAACAATGCATGGTCATAAATTAATGGATATTGCAGATGTTGCCTGCTCCTTCTGCAACAAccatgaaaataaaaagaataaactAATTAATCACATACATCGATCAGAAAAATAGAGTTTGTAGCGATTAGACAGATGGGTACGATGCATGGTTTTTGCCTCTCTACGTATCTGTAGACACCATTATGAAGATAATCGTGCAATGACACATTTTTGTTTATAGTTTTCTGTTCAATAAATGATTTGATATGAAAAATGAATCAGTGATCGTGAGTTGGTATGCTAGTCCGGGAAGAGACATTTCTTAGACATTGCCTAGGGAACATACAGATCCAAATCGAAATTATGTTACGACTCACTACTGATTGAAGTTAATGAGCTTTCATGTTCCCTTCCCTTAACGAACACTATATATTAAGCAGATGCAGACAGAAAGGAACTCATCAATCTCAATtgtacattaaccaaaactttCAAGGTCATCTGTTCTATCTCCTCTCAAATCATAAAGAAGAAATGGCTTTCCACACTCGCTCTAACAGCTTCCCCTCAAGGCCACACCTGATCGTTCATGAAGCCGATCAACACTTGTGCAGATTGAGGTCTTCTGAGGCCACCtgcacatcatcatcatctatcAGCGACAAGCTAAGTGGCCTCCAAGACTTGCATTATTGTACGGAGAATTTGCTTCAGTTGCCCCTCTCTCAACAGGCCTTGTCCCAAGAGCAGAATGACAAATATGCTAATGAGCTATTAGATGGCTCTATCAGACTCTTGGAGGTTTGTGGCACTGCCAAGGATTCCCTGTCGCAAAGCAAGGAATGCATACAGGATCTTCAGTCAATCATAAGAAGGCGGGGAGGTGAATCTGCACTCACAAGTGAGGTCAGGAAATACATGGCCTCTAGGAAGATGGTGAAGAAGGCAATCCACAAGGCTATGGTAAATCTGAAGGGAATGAAAAATAGATCAGCTTTCTCTTCCCTCAACAACGACAATGAGACAGTTTCCATTATTAGCAAGTTGAGAGACGTTGAAGCAGTCACTCTCGCAGTCTTTGAATCACTTTTGTCCTTCATTTCTGGGCCAAAGTTACAGCCAAGTAGCTGGTCATTGGTCTCAAAGATGATGCAGTCGAAAAGAATGGCTTGTAACGAAGAAACAGAAGGCAATGAATTTTCACTAGTTGATGCTGCACTGCACAAAAGTGCAGATAAAGCGCAGAACCAACTTGAGAAGCTAGAGTCGTGTATTCAAGAGCAGGAAGAAGGACTAGAGTGCCTATTTAGGCAACTCATCAAAACAAGAGTCTCCCTCCTCAACATCCTAAATCACTAGATGTTTAGTTCTCTTGATttcatacatgaaaaacatacTTGTATACAACTTCTCCCAGAATATACACATTGATATACTTTCGTGTAAAATTCTACTGCTCTTTATTTTATACTTCAATAGTATTTTTTCCAAAGCTCACAATGTTCTACCATTAATCTTATAAATGTTCCAATATCATCATATCAAGAGGCCAAATCGAAATCAATCCAGAAAATAACTTTATTATTGCACAATGacaagatgaaaaaatgaattaaCTGACTTTTCCAAAGGCTTAGAGGAAATTTGACAAGAATTATAAAAATTGTATGAATGCAGTCACATGGGATTTGTGAAAAATCGAAAATCATATATCTTCAAGGCTGTCAAAATTCCAATTGTCTCAAGGAAGATGATCAATAGTaaaaaagttaatcatatcaaaCATACGTACGCTGGTCCTGTTAGAGGAAAAAACGAAGACTGTAAAGTGCAAAGTCTGCATCATCATTAGGTCAGAACcctttttgtaaataaaatgatgATAAGTTCATATTTCTTTAGACGGACAAATGGTATAAAACTTATGTAGAACATACGGCTGAATGTATCAGAGAACAACTAGATAAGCATAAAACCAGCAGCAAAGCTCAAGTTGTATTGGAAATTCGGATGTCCAATGCAGTGGAAATTTCAATGTTGAAGCGAAAAATTATGTTCCAAATCTGAAATTTCCAAAAATGTTTTATGGAAATTAGAATGTATAGATATATCTATAGATTCAAAAAGTTTTGAACTTCCAATCCGGTTTTATCTAAAATTTGCGTAACTTGAAAAACTTGGTCTTAGAGGGGAAAAATATTGGATCGGTTTATTCATCCCCAAGTCTTTTAACGTTTGAAGGATCATTCCATTAAGTTGTTGGAAAAAGCTTTGAAAAACTGCTATATATAATCTATTATAAACTATTAAATAATGCACAATAAAATTTCTATAAATGCAAGAAGAACAAGGAATAGAACAACCTTAAGAGATCGAGGCTAGAATTTGATTCTATAGCcttaagacaagattgcccctcAGTGGTGCCTCAAGGTTTGCATTGGCCAATGTCTCCCAAGATACAACGATCTTTCTCTTTGCGGAAGTAGCACTCCAATCCACAAAGAACAGTGAACCAAAAATGTTtttaaactctctctttcttcaacactaaactactctaatttcTATATAATTTTTGGATGCAAAACTATATCTAAAATAATTGACTTGGTGGTCTATTTATAGGCATTGACATGCCCCATTTTCAAAGCTTGCGTCTGCTTTCCAAAAGACAAAGGATGCAACCTTTGTTTAAAGTTGCATTTGTTTCCAGATCAAGAGATGCAATCTTTATTCAAAATTGCATCAGTTTCCAAATGATAAAAAGCTGCAGCCATACAACCCTTTCAAACATACACAACCCTTGAAAATCTGCCGGTCAAACCTTTCCATGACCACTTTCATATTTCATTCACTtgaatatttaatatttaaatattaataatattaataatattaatatttaaatattaaatttctaacaatccccacatgaatgaaaattaacaaaatttaaTGCAAATGAAGATGCAAACACTTAGAGAGAGTTTAATTGGACAAATACCGTATGGGGAGAGATAGCTTTTGGCATTGAACCTTCCTTAGTGAAATATTATCGGATTTACTGGCTAATCAATGAACGCGAGGTCTTGAACTACTCAGCCGTTGATGTAAACCAAGACAATAATATTCACACGGTATTCCTCCGAACACATATGATTCTAcagttgtgttcattttggccctgAACAATTCCCGGTAATCCTGAGTGCTTTAGAGAATTCAACCTTATAATTCTTATAGAAACGGCCACTTTTCACACTCATGTAGGTGATATCCCATTAAGAGTATCCTGCACAATACCCCACTTGTTATTTCCAAGTATATGAATCATTAAAAGCAATGCTTATCCTAAACATGCTATAGATAGCACTGTTTCATCATCGGACATGGGTATGAGATTATCTCCGCAGTGCTCCCACTGAATCATCCACAATTCAGTTGTCCCTTTGAACCTAGATCTTGGGATCTCCAGTCAGCTAGGTTGGGTTGCGATGATGGCGATTCTTAAGACATAGGCTTTAaacccattcccctcgatgatTTATAAACTTGCTCTCTAGTCAAACCTTTAGTAAACGGATCCGCTATATTTTCTTTTGACCTTATGTAATCAATAGTAATTATATCACTTGAGAGAAGTTGCCTAACGGTATTATGACTACGATGTATGTGTGGAGACTTACTGTTATACACATGATTTTGTGCCCTTCCAATCGCTGATTGGCTATCACAATGTATACATATGACAGGTACCGACTTTGGCCAATTAGGAGAATATCCTCTAAGAAATTACGAAGCCATTCAGCTTCTTCCCCTGCTCTGTCTAAAGCAATGAACTCAGATTTCATAGTGGATCTAGCTATACACGTTTGTTTAGAGGATTTCCATGAAATGACTCCGCCTCCCAAAGTAAAAACATATCCACTCGTGGACTTCGAGTCTTGTGTATCAGATATCCAGTTAGCATCATAATAGCCTTCAAGTACTACTGGATATCTTGTGAAGTGCAATCCATAGTTCTGCGTAAATTTCAAATAACCAAGAACCCTAGCAATTGCCTTCCAATGATCCTCACCAGGATTACTCATGTATCTACTCAATCTGTTAACTGAATATGCAATGTCTGGACATGTACAATT is from Malus sylvestris chromosome 5, drMalSylv7.2, whole genome shotgun sequence and encodes:
- the LOC126620873 gene encoding uncharacterized protein LOC126620873; this encodes MFPSLNEHYILSRCRQKGTHQSQLYINQNFQGHLFYLLSNHKEEMAFHTRSNSFPSRPHLIVHEADQHLCRLRSSEATCTSSSSISDKLSGLQDLHYCTENLLQLPLSQQALSQEQNDKYANELLDGSIRLLEVCGTAKDSLSQSKECIQDLQSIIRRRGGESALTSEVRKYMASRKMVKKAIHKAMVNLKGMKNRSAFSSLNNDNETVSIISKLRDVEAVTLAVFESLLSFISGPKLQPSSWSLVSKMMQSKRMACNEETEGNEFSLVDAALHKSADKAQNQLEKLESCIQEQEEGLECLFRQLIKTRVSLLNILNH